A genomic stretch from Alphaproteobacteria bacterium includes:
- a CDS encoding MarR family winged helix-turn-helix transcriptional regulator codes for MKSAYLESIALIERLHRRFLDVVRAELERLGIQDINNVQGLILFNVGADEYTVGELTQRGYYLGTNVTYNLKKLVEYGYVMQARSAHDRRSVRIRLTEKGIKLRHAIDAAYDRHVEVLAGSGNGPKNLDEINAAMRALERFWTELLVGGTPLGLPRGEKAA; via the coding sequence GTGAAAAGCGCATACCTTGAGAGCATCGCGTTGATCGAGCGGCTGCATCGCCGGTTCCTTGACGTGGTTCGGGCGGAACTTGAACGCCTCGGCATTCAGGACATCAATAACGTCCAGGGCCTCATCCTTTTCAATGTCGGGGCCGATGAGTACACGGTCGGCGAGCTTACCCAACGCGGGTATTATCTCGGCACCAATGTAACCTACAATCTCAAGAAGCTCGTCGAGTACGGATATGTTATGCAGGCCCGCTCCGCGCACGATCGCCGTTCGGTCAGGATTCGGCTGACGGAGAAGGGTATTAAGCTACGCCATGCGATCGACGCGGCGTACGACCGTCATGTCGAGGTGCTGGCCGGAAGCGGCAACGGCCCCAAGAATCTTGACGAAATCAACGCGGCGATGCGCGCCCTCGAGCGCTTCTGGACAGAACTTCTCGTCGGCGGCACTCCCCTCGGTCTTCCGCGCGGCGAAAAGGCCGCATAA